Sequence from the Acidobacteriota bacterium genome:
TCAAGGTCGACGAAGAGAAGAACCTGGTCTATCTGCGCGGTGCCGTGCCGGGTGCCAACAACAGCTACGTGGCGCTCCAGCGCTCCAAGCGCGGTTAGGAAGAGGGTCGAGATCATGAAGATCCCGGTAAAGAATCTCAAGAACGAAGAGGTCAAGCAGCTCGAGCTGCCGGAGGCGGTGTTCTCCTACCCCTACAAGGAGCACCTCATTCACCTCGCGGTGCAGGCGGTGCTGGCGGATCAGCGGCGCGGTACCCACAAGGTCAAGACCCGCGACGAAGTCCAGGGCTCCGGCCGTAAGCTGTGGCGTCAGAAGGGCACCGGTCGTGCGCGCATGGGCAGCATTCGCAGTCCTCTGTGGCGCAAGGGCGGCACCGTTCACGGACCGCAGCCGCGGAGCTACAGCAAGGGTATGTCGGTGCGCGAGAAGCGCAACGCCCTCAAGTCCGCGCTGTCCCGCAAGCTCGCCGAAGAGGGTCTGGTGGTCCTCGAGAGCCTCGAGCTGGAGAGCCACAAGACTCGTGACCTGGTCCAGGCCCTGGGCAGCCTCGGCATCGACCAGAAGGCGCTGGTGGTGGATCATCACGACAATCACAATCTCCTGCTCGCGGCGCGCAACAACCCGTTGCTCAAGACCGTCGACGCGCTGGCGGTGAACGTCTACGACGTCGTCGATCGCCCGCACATCGTGGTCAGCGAGTCCGCGCTGGAGAAGCTCGTGGAGGTGCTCAGCAAATGAGAACTCAGGAAGTCCTCCGCCGGCCGCTGATCACCGAGAAGGCCACGGCCTTTGGCGAGAGCAACATCTTCGCCTTCGAGGTGGCGCCCGGTGCCAACAAAATCATGGTCAAGCAGGCGGTGGAGCATCAGTTCAAGCGCCGCGTTGCCGAAGTGCGGATCGTCAAGATGCACGGCAAGGTGCGTCGTCAGGGGCGGTTCGAGGGCCGACGAGCCGATTGGAAGAAAGCCTACGTTCGTCTGGCGGACGGGGAAAAACCGATCGAATTCTTCGACAGCCTCTGATTCATAGGCGCTGAAGGACATCGCCCCAACGTGAGGGCGTGAAGATAGACGCGAGGGAATAGCAACCATGGGCATTCGACAGCACAAGCCGACCAACCCGGCCAGCCGCTTTCAGACGGTCTCCACCTTTGACGAGGTGACCACCGACAAGCCCCACAAGCCCCTGACCAAGGGCAAAAAGGGCAGCGGCGGTCGTAACAACAAGGGGCGGACCACCATTTGGTTCCGCGGCGGTGGTCACAAGCGCCGGTATCGCGTGATCGACTTCAAGCGGGACAAGCATGGCGTTCCTGCCAAGGTGGTCTCCGTCGAGTACGATCCCAACCGCTCGGCTCGCATCGCCCTGCTGGCCTACGCCGATGGCGAGAAGCGTTACATCCTGTGGCCCAAGGGGCTCGAGGTGGGCGCTACCGTCGCCGCCGGTGAGGATGCGGAGATCAACGTCGGCAACGCGCTGCCGTTGGCTCGGATTCCGCTGGGTACGGTGATTCACAACATCGAGCTCAAGATGGGCAAGGGCGGCCAGATGGTGCGGAGCGCCGGCGCCGGTGCCCAGCTGATGGCGAAAGAGGGCGCCTACGCTCAGGTTCGTCTGCCCTCCGGCGAGGTTCGGAGAGTGCACGTCAACTGCTACGCCACGGTGGGGCAGGTGGGCAACGTCGAGCACGAGAACGTCTCCCTCGGTAAGGCTGGTCGCAAGCGTTGGCAGGGGCGTCGCCCTCACAACCGCGGCGTGACCATGAATCCTGTGGACCACCCCATGGGAGGCGGCGAAGGCCGCTCCTCCGGCGGTCGCCATCCCACCACTCCGTGGGGTAAGCCGACCAAGGGGTACAAGACTCGTAACAACAAGCGCACCGACGGAATGATCGTGCGTCGTCGGCGAAAGTAATAGGGACGGAGATCCATTATGGCGCGCTCACTGAAAAAAGGCTTTTTCATCGACGACCACCTCGTGAACAAGGTGGATGCGATGAACGACAGCGGACAGAAACGAGTTATCAAGACTTGGTCTCGCCGCTCGACGATCGTTCCCGAGATGGTCGGTCACACCATCGCCGTGCACAACGGGATGAAGTTCATTCCCGTGTACGTCAGCGAGAATATGGTCGGCCACAAGCTTGGCGAGTTCGCCATGACCCGCACCTTCCGGAGCCATTCCGGCCGGAAAGAGAAGGGCGGCCGAGCCCGCTGAGGCGAGGGGAGAATCATGGAGTTTACGGCTAAATTGCGTTACCTGCAGGCATCGCCTCAGAAGGTCCGGCTGGTCGCCGACCTGATCCGGGGCAAGGACGTCCAAGAGGCGTCGAACATCCTGCAGCTATCGAAGAAATCCGCGGCCCGGCACATGGAGAAGCTGCTCAAGTCAGCGGTCGCCAACGCTGAGAATCGCGACGACCAGGTAGACGTGGACGAGCTCTACGTGCGGGAGATCTTCGTCGACGGTGGGCCGACGCTCAAGCGTCTACGCCCCCAGCCGATGGGACGAGCCTTCCGTATTCTGAAGCGGCAAAGCCACGTCACGATCAAGTTGGATACCCGCACGGGCAGCGCGGAGTCCTGAGGAGAGTACGGTGGGTCAAAAAACGCATCCATACGGGTTTCGTCTGGTTTACAACAAGGGATGGCACTCACGGTGGTACGCCGAGAGCGACTATGCCGACATCCTCCAGGCCGACCTGGCGCTGCGCAAGCAGCTCAAGCAGCGGCTCGGTCACGCCGGAGTCAGCGAGATCGACATCGAGCGGGCGGCGGACAAGCTGCGCGTGACGATTTACACCTCGCGGCCCGGCATCATCATCGGCCGCAAGGGCGCCGAGGTGGACCGGCTGCGCGACGATCTGCAGAAGCAGATGGGGCGTGAGGTCCACATCAACATCCAGGAGATCCAGCGTCCGGAGCTCGACGCTCAGCTGGTTTCCGAGTCCATCGCCGGTCAGCTGATCCGCCGGGTTTCCTTCCGGCGGGCGATGAAGAAGGCCATGGAGTCCGCCTTCCGCTTCGGCGCCAAGGGCGTGAAGATCATGGTCTCCGGTCGCCTCGGCGGCTCCGAGATCGCACGAACCGAGTGGTATCAGGACGGCCGACTGCCGCTCCACACCTTGAAAGCAGATATCGACTACGGCTTCGCCGAAGCGCATACGACTTATGGCGTCATCGGTGTCAAGGTCTGGGTCTACAAGGGCGACTTGCTGCGGGAGAAGTCCCGCCGCCGGGCTTCCGCCTGACAACCCTCGAGAGGTAAACAACCATGTTGATGCCAAAGAAGGTCAAGTACCGCAAGCAACAGCGCGGTCGGATGAGGGGCCGGGCCAAGGGGGGCGACACCATCGCCTTCGGTGATTACGCCCTGCAAGCTCTGGAGCCGGGCTACGTGACCGCCCGCCAGATCGAGGCCGCTCGTATCGCCATCACCCGTCACATCAAGCGTGGTGGCAAAGTGTGGATTCGAATCTTCCCGGACAAGCCCGTCACCAAGAAGCCGCTGGAAACTCGAATGGGTAAGGGTAAGGGCAATCCGGAGGAGTGGGTTGCGAAGGTCAAGCCGGCCCGCATCCTCTACGAGCTGGAGGGCGTGTCCCCGGAGCTCGCACAGGAAGCTATGCGCCTTGCCTCGCACAAATTGGCCATCAAGACGCGCTTCGTGATGCGCCATCAGGAAGTTCGGTAAGAGGGAAGCCATGAAGACGGAAGAGCTACGCCAAATGACCGAAGACGAGCTGCGCTCGAAAGAGACGGAGCTCGCGGAACAGCTGTTCGCCCTGCGGGTGCAGAAGGTGACCGGCCAGCTCGAGAAGCCCTCCAAGGTGCGGGATGCCAAGCGGGAGCTGGCTCGCGTGCTGACGGTGCTCAACGAGATGCAACGCGAGGCTGGGAGATCGTGACCATGGAAGAGAATCAGATGCAACCCCGCGGGGCACGCCAGGTCAAGACCGGCGTAGTGGTCAGCAGCGCCATGGATAAGACCGTGGTGGTGTTGGTGAACAAGACCTACATGCACCCGCTCTACCATCGCTACGTCAAGCGGACCAAGAGATTCGCCGCCCATGACGAGCAGAACCAGTGCAACGTCGGCGATACGGTCTCCATCACTTCGAGCCGTCCGCTGTCGAAGACCAAGCGCTGGCGCGTCCAAGAGATTCTCAAGCGCGCCGAGTAGAGGTAGACGACCATGATTCAGATGGGAACCGTTCTCGACGTCGCCGACAATTCCGGCGCCAAGAAGATCGCCTGCATTCACCTGCGGGGAGGATCCACCGGCCGCTATGGGCGGCTCGGAGACGTCATCACCGCTTCGGTGAAGGAAGCCGCGCCGGATGGCACGGTGAAGAAGGGCCAGGTGGTCCAAGCGGTGATCGTGCGCACCGTCAAAGAGCAGCGCCGGCGGGATGGCAGCTACATTCGTTTCGACACCAACTCGGCGGTGCTGGTCAACGAGACCGGCGAGCCGGTGGGGACTCGAGTCTTCGGGCCGGTGGCCCGGGAGCTGCGCGAGCGCCGCTTCATGAAGATCGTCTCCCTCGCCCCGGAAGTCATTTAGGAGCTGGACATGCCGAAGACGCACATCAAGAAAGACGACCAGGTGAGGGTCATCGCAGGTAAGGACAAGGGCGCGGAAGGCCGCGTTCTGCGGGTCCTGCCGGCGGAAGGCCGGGCCATCGTCGAAGGCGTGAACAAGATCAAGCGCCACACGCGCCCCAACCCCAACAAGCAAGTGCAGGGCGGGATCGTGGAGCGCGAGGCGCCGCTACACATTTCGAATCTGATGGTGCTTGACCCGGAAAGCAACGTCCCGACGCGGGTCGGACGCAAGCGCCAGGACGATGGAAAGTCCGTGCGGTTCGCCAAGAAAACCGGCACGGTTCTCGACTGAGGTTCTCGATCATGGCAAAGAAGAAAGAACAGGCCGGCGACGGCAACGGTTACCTGCCGCGGCTACGCCAACGCTACGTCGAGGAAGTGGTGCCGAAGATGATGGAGGAGTTCTCCATCGAGAATCCCATGGCGGTGCCACGGGTGGTCCAGGTGTCCCTCAATATGGGGCTGGGCGAGGCGATTCAGAACGCCAAGCTTCTGGACGACGCGGTGGAAGAGCTGACGGCCATCGCCGGTCAGCGGCCCACCATCACCCGTGCCAAGAAGTCCATCGCGGCCTTCAAGCTGCGCGAGGGCATGGCCATCGGTACCCGCGTGACCCTGCGGCGCCAGCGCATGTGGGAGTTCCTCGACCGGCTGATCTCGGTGGCTCTTCCCCGAGTGCGAGATTTCCGGGGAATCCCCACCAAGAGCTTCGACGGACGCGGAAACTACACCCTGGGCGTGCAGGATCACCTGATCTTCCCGGAGATCGACTACAGCAAGGTCGACAAGCCCAAGGGAATGAACATCACTATCGTGACCACCGCGGGCAACGACGAGCGCGCTCAGTTCATGCTGCGTGAGCTCGGCATGCCGTTCCGGCGGAACTAGGAAAGACAGCGAAGGAGGAACTCCGTGGCGACGGCTGCAAAGATGGCGAAGATGAGGAAGACGCCAAAGTTCAAGGTGCGTCAGCGCAATCGCTGCCGCAGGTGTGGGCGCGGGCGTGCATATATGCGCAAGTTTGGCCTGTGTCGTATCTGTTTCCGGAACTTGGCGCTCCAGGGATACCTACCGGGCGTAATCAAGGCGAGCTGGTAGTCGTCCCCGCTGGGACCTATCAGGGTGGCCAAAACGTCTGGCGAGGAGATCGAAGATGAGTATGACTGATCCAATTGCGGATCTTTTGACCCGCATCCGCAACGCCCACATGGCGAAGCACGACCGTCTGGACGTTCCGACGTCCCGGATCAAGGTCGAGATCTGCAAGCTGCTCAAGCAGGAAGGGTACATCCGTAACTTCCGCTTGCTCGAGGGAAGCCCCGTCGGTGTGCTGCGTATCTTCCTCAGGTACGACCAGCACGGAACCCCGGCGATCACCTATCTGGGCCGCGTCAGCAAGCCCGGGCGTCGGGTGTACCGCGGTGCGGACTCCATTCGTCCGGTGCGCAACGGCCTGGGTTTGGGCATCGTCTCCACCTCTCAGGGCCTGCTGTCCGATAGCGAAGCACGGGCTCGCAGCCTCGGTGGCGAAGTGCTCTGCGAGATCTGGTAGGAGAGAGCAATGTCTCGAATTGGAAAACAGCCGATCGAAGTGCCCCAGGGGGCCAAGGTCCAGATCGACGGAAATCTGTTCAAGGTAGAAGGGCCCAAGGGCTCGATCGAGCAGAGCATCCTCGACGGTGTGACCGTGGAGCTCAAGGACGGCGTGGTGACGGTGGCTCGCTCTGCCGAGACCCCCACCGCCCGCTCCATGCACGGCCTGATGCGCTCTCTTCTGGCGAACGCCGTCGAGGGGGTCAGCAAGGGCTTCTCCAAGAGCCTCGATATCACCGGCGTCGGATACCGCGGTGAGGTCAAGGGCCGCGAGGTCCACTTCGCCCTCGGATACTCCCATCCGGTGATCTTCGCGATCCCCGAGGGGATCGATATCGAGATCGACAAGCAGAACCGGGTCACCATCACCGGTGCCGATCGTCAGAAGGTCGGGCAGGTGGCGGCGGAGATCCGCGGGCTGCGTCGCCCGGACCCCTACAAGGGCAAGGGCATCAAATACACCGACGAGATTCTGCGCCGCAAGGTCGGCAAGGCCGGCGGCAAGTAACGGAGACGCAGATGAGCGAGTATCAGCGGAAGAAGAACAGGGGCAAGCACCGCCGGCGGCGGCGGGCCCATCTGCGGGTGCGCGGGCGCATCAAGGGCACTGCGGAACGGCCGCGGCTGGCCGTATACAAGAGCCTGAACTACGTCTATGCCCAGATCATCGACGATGCCCAGGGTGTGACCGTCGCTCAGGCCAACTCCCGCGAGGACGAGGTCAAGAAGGGGCTCGAGGGTTCCACCGGCAGCAGCGCCGCCGCCCGCAAGGTCGGCGAGCTGGTTGCCAGCCGAGCGAAGGACAAGGGCGTCAGCGCCGTCGTCTTCGACCGGGGCGGCTTCGTCTACCACGGCAAGATCCGCGAGGTCGCCGAAGGTGCCCGCGAGCAGGGCCTAGAATTTTAAGGCCCGGTTGATAAAGGAGAGTTAGGTGGCTAGGGACTTCAAGCGCGACAGCGATCTCATCGAGCAGGTAGTGAACATCAACCGCGTGACCAAGGTGGTCAAGGGCGGTAAGAACTTCTCCTTCTCCGCTCTGGTGGTCATTGGTGATGGTCAGGGCAAGGTGGGGTACGGTTCCGGCAAGGCGCGGGAGGTTCCCATGGCGATTCGCAAGGGAATCGACGCCGCCCGACGCAACATGGTCAAGATCCCAATGGTGGATGGAACCATCCCCCACGAGGTGCTGGGAATCTTCAGCGCCGGCCGTGTGTTGCTCAAGCCCGCCTCCCCCGGTACCGGCGTTATCGCCGGAGGACCGGTACGGGCGGTCATGGAGGTCGCCGGCATTTCGGACATCCTGACCAAGTCCCTGGGAACCACCAACCCGCAGAATGTCGTCAAGGCGACCTTCGCGGCGCTGTTGGACCTACGGTCCGAGGCTCAGGTGCGGGCCCTGCGGGGACTGGACGAGGAGTCGGCGGACGAGAGCGTAGCCTGAGGAGAGCCTGAGTCCGCAGAGGGCTTGGCCCAAGGAGGGCCCGAACGAGTCGGGCTACCGTAGACTGGAGACGAACGCGAGATGAAAACGATCAAGATACGCCAGGTGCGCAGCGCCATCGGATACCCGCGCAAGCAGCGCGAGGTTCTCCGCAGCCTCGGGCTGCGGCGAATGCACCACGTCGTCGAACGGCAGGACATGCCCGCCGTGCGCGGCATGGTGTCCAAGATTCCCCATCTGGTCGAGGTGGTTGAGGAGCAGTCATGAAACTTCACGAGCTCTCTCCGGCGAAGGGTAGTACCCGCAAGAAGAAACGCATCGGTCGTGGCCCGGGCTCTGGCCTGGGCAAGACCGCCGGCCGAGGCCACAAGGGGCAGAAGAGCCGTAGTGGCTACAGCCGCCGCCTCGGCTTCGAAGGCGGTCAGATGCCGTTGATTCGCCGGGTGCCCAAGCGCGGGTTCAACAACATCTTTCGTACCGAGTACAGCGTGGTCAACGTCGATCAGCTGGAGCGCTTTGACGACGAGGTGACCCTGGAGCAGCTGCTCGAGGCTGGCCTTGTGCGCCGTGGCGCCCCGGTCAAGATCCTCGGCAACGGCGAGATCTCCAAGGCCCTCAAGGTGCAGGCGCAGAAGTTCAGCAAGTCGGCTCGGGCCAAAATCGAAGCGGCTGGAGGTAGCTGCGAGGAGCTGTCGTCGTGATCGTCGAGAGCATTCGCAATATCTTCGCCATCCCGGAGCTGCGGCGACGGTTGATTTTCACCTTCGCTATGCTCGCGGTGTATCGGGTGGGTTGTTTCATTCCTACCCCCGGCGTTGATCCCCATGCTCTGGCGGAGTTCATGGAAGCCAGTCGCGGCGGTCTGCTCGACTTCGTCAACAATTTCACCGGTGGCAGCCTCAGCCGCGTGGCGGTGTTCGCCTTGGGCATCATGCCCTACATCACCGCCTCGATTATTCTGCAGCTGCTGACGGTGGTGGTCCCCTACCTGGAGAAGCTCTCCAAAGAAGGCGAGGCCGGGCGCAAGAAGATCACCCAGTACACTCGCTACGGGACGATCCTCATCTCCGCCATTCAGTCCACCGCCATCGCGGTGTTCCTGGCCAAGACCACCACTCCCGCCGGCGCCGCCCTGGTGCCCAATCCGGGCATCGGCTTCACCCTCACGACGGTGATCACCTTGACCACCGGCTGTGCCTTCGTCATGTGGCTCGGTGAGCAGATCAGTGAGCGGGGTATTGGCAACGGTATCTCCTTGATCATCTTCGCCGGCATTGTGGTAGGCCTCGTGCCTGCCATCTTCGACACCATCTCGAAGGTCCAGACCGGTCAGATGGCGCTCTTCGCCATCATCCTGCTGAGCGTCTTCATGCTCGCGGTAGTCGCGTTCATCGTCTACATGGAACGCGGCCAGCGCCGGATCCCGGTGCAATACGCCAAGCGCGTGGTGGGCCGTAAGGTCTACGGTGGTCAGAGCACCTACCTGCCGTTGCGCATCAACACCGGCGGCGTGATCCCCGTGATCTTCGCCAGCTCGGTGGTGATGGTGCCCACCACCATCGGTCAGGCGATCAACAACGCCTGGGTGCAGGACATCGTCACCGCGATTTCCTGGGGGCAGCCGCTCTACTACGTGCTCTACTTCGCGGCCATCATCCTGTTCTCGTACTTCTACGTCTCGATCATCTTCAATCCCCAGGATGTGGCCGAGAATATGCGCAAGTACGGCGGATTCATTCCGGGCATTCGCCCGGGGCGGCGCACCTCCGACTATCTGGACCGTATCCTCACCCGCTTGACCCTGGTGGGCTCGCTCTACCTGGCGCTGGTGTCGATTCTTCCGGACTTCCTGCTCGGCGGCGTCAAGGTCGCCAGCCTGCCCTTCATCGGGCCGGAGCTGGATGCGGCCCTTCCCGGCTGGGTGACCAGCGGCATGGGGATCAACTTCTACTTCGGCGGCACCTCGCTGCTGATCGTCGTCGGTGTTGCCATGGACTTCATGCAGCAGGTGGAAAGCCAGCTGGTGATGCGCAACTACGAAGGGTTCATGAAGAAGGGACGGATCCGTGGCCGACGCGGATAATCGCCTCGCCGTCTCCCGGGTCGTCCTACTGGGACCTCCGGGAGCCGGTAAAGGCACGCAGGCGGCGTTCCTGGCAGAAGCCATGGGCGTGCCCGCCATCTCCACCGGCGACATGCTGCGGCAGGCGGTGGAGCGGGGCTCCAACCTCGGTCAGCGGGTGCAGGAGATCATGAACTCCGGCGCACTGGTAGATGATGAAACCATGGCCGACGTGGTCACGGAGCGCCTGCAGCAGGAGGACGCCCAGAAGGGCTTTCTGCTCGACGGCTATCCTCGAAACCTCGGTCAGGCGCGCACTCTAGGCGGCATCCTCGAGAGGCTGCAGGAGAGCCTGGACGCGGTGGCTCTGATCACCGTCGACGAGGACGAGTTAGTGAAGCGGGCTCTGGCCCGGGGGCGCGACGACGACAAGGAAGAAGTCATCCGCGAGCGGTTGCGGGTCTATCGCGAAAAGACCGAACCGCTGGTGGGCCATTACGAAGCGGCGGGCTTGTTGCGTCGGGTCGACGGCGACCAGAGCATCGAAGCCGTGACTGCGGAGCTCCGTTCGGTACTGTCATGACCGTGCTCAAGACCCAGGGTGAGATCGACCTGATGGACGAGGCCAACGCCATCGTCCATCGCGTGCTCGATTTCATCGAGGAAACCGTGGCTCCCGGTGTCACCACCAAGGAGCTGGACCGCGAGGCGGAGGCGATGATTCGCGCCGCCGGAGCGGTGCCGGGCTTCCTCAACTACCGTGGGTTTCCGGCCACCCTGTGCACCGCCCTCAATGATGTCATCGTCCACGGCATTCCCAACGACGAGCCTTTGAAGAATGGTGATATCTTAGGTATAGACTGTGGCGTCCTTTATAAGGGATACTACGGGGATGCTGCGCGCACCTTCGCCGTTGGCGAGGTCTCGCAGGAAGGCCGCAGGCTGTTGAACGCGACCCGCGAGTCTCTGCAGCGCGCCATTGCGCAGGTGGAGCCCGGAGCTCGGCTGTCGGATATCGGTCATGCGGTGCAAAGCTATGTCGAGAGCCAGGGGTTCTCGGTGGTTCGGGACTTCGTCGGGCACGGGGTGGGAACCTCGCTGCACGAGGAGCCGCAGATTCCCAACTTCGGCAGGCCCGGTCGGGGCCCGAAGCTACGTCCGGGCATGGTGCTCGCCATCGAGCCGATGGTGAATGCCGGCACGCCCGGAGTCAAGATGGATGCAGATGGCTGGACCGCCCGTACGGCGGATGGCCAGTTGTCCGCGCATTTCGAGTTCTCGGTCGCGGTTACCCCGGCCGGTGCTCGGATACTCGGGGTCTCGCCGGCGGTGGGAGCTCAATCTGCACGGTCTCAGTCTTCAGGGGCCGCTTGAGGCAGAGACGGAAGGAATAGACGGTTTGTCCAAGAAAGAAGAAGCGATCGAGGTCGAGGCGGTAGTGGTCGATCCACTACCCAACGCGATGTTCAAAGTGGAGCTCGAGAACGGCCATCAGGTTTTGGCTCACATCTCGGGCAAGATGCGCAAGCACTTCATCCGGATTCTCCCGGGTGACAAGGTGCTCGTCGAGCTGTCGCCCTATGATCTCAACCGCGGCCGGATCATTTATCGACTCCGGTCCTGAGGGCCGCGGAGCGGCTAGAGGGAAGAAGCCATGAAAGTACGTGCGTCTGTGAAACGAATGTGCGCCAAATGCAAGGTAGTGCGCCGCAAGGGTGTGGTGCGCATCATCTGTGACAATCCGAAGCATAAGCAGCGTCAGGGGTAAGGCACTATGGCACGCATTGCAGGGGTGGATTTGCCCCAACACAAGCAGGTTTGGGTCGGTTTGACCTACATTTACGGCATCGGCGCCTCGAGCTCGCGGCAGATTCTGAACAAGGCCGGAGTGGAAGAGGTCACCAAGGTGAAAGATCTCACCGAGGATGAAACCCGCCGCATCCGGAAAGTGATCCAGGATGAAGTGACCGTCGAGGGCGATCTGCGCAAGGAGCGCAGTCAGAACGTCAAGCGCCTGATGGAAATCGGGTGCTACCGGGGCGTGCGTCATCGCAAGAATCTACCGGTGCACGGTCAGCGCACCCACACCAATGCCCGGACCCGCAAGGGACCCAAGCGCATGACGGTGGCCGGTAAGAAGAAGGTTAGGAAATAAGGCGGGGAATTAGCAAATGGCCAAGGCTGCAGCAAAGAAGAAAGACCGCAAGGGCGGCAAGCGGAAGGAAAAGCGCAATGTGCCCCACGGTGTGGCGCACATCCAGGCGACCTTCAACAACACCCTGATCTCGATCTCCGACGCGGAGGGCAACGCTCTGGCGTGGTCGTCCGCAGGACGGATCGGCTTCAAGGGCTCACGCAAGGGCACCCCCTTCGCGGCCCAGATGGCCGGACAGAACGTCGGACAGGCGGTCCGGGACCTGGGAGTGCGCACCGTCGACGTCCTGGTCAAGGGACCTGGCGCCGGACGCGAGTCCGCGGTGCGGGCCCTGCAGTCCACCGGCCTGGAGATCAAGTCCATCCGCGACGTCACCCCGATCCCCCATAACGGCTGCCGGCCGCGCAAGCGGCGGCGGGTCTGATCCGCGCCAAGAGTGTTCGGATGAGCAAGCGAACGAATGCGGCATCGGGCGCCTCGAGCGCCGGTATCCCGCCGCGTCGTTGAAGGAGAGAAGACAGTGGCACGATATACGGGACCCGTCTGCCGGCTCTGCCGGCGGGAGCGGATGAAGCTATTTCTGAAGGGCGATCGTTGCTTCAAGGAGAAGTGTGCGATCGAGCGGCGGAACTATCCTCCGGGGCAGCACGGTACCCGCCGCGGACGCCGCATCCAAGGCTATGGCCTCCAGCTTCGTGAGAAGCAGAAGGTCAAGCGCATCTACGGCGTGCTCGAACGCCAGTTCCGCCTGTACTTCCATCAGGCGGACCGGCAGAAGGGGATCACCGGCGAGAACCTGCTGGTGATGCTCGAGCGGCGTCTGGACAACACCGTTTACAGCTTGGGCTTCGCGGCTTCCCGCGCCCAGGCCCGCCAGTTCGTGCGCCACGGCCACGTTCTGGTGAACGGTCGCAAGGTGACCATCCCCTCCTACCAGGTGCGGGCTGAGGACACCATCCAGATCCGCGAAGCAAGCCGCAAGAACGAATTCATCCGTGCCAGCGTCGAGACCGCTCGCGGTCGCGGCGTGCCGGAATGGTTGGACCTCGACGCCGAGAGTTTTGCGGGCAAGGTGGTTTGTCTGCCCACCCGCGAGGACATCAAGCTGCCGATTCAGGAGCAGCTCATCGTCGAGCTC
This genomic interval carries:
- the rpsH gene encoding 30S ribosomal protein S8; this translates as MSMTDPIADLLTRIRNAHMAKHDRLDVPTSRIKVEICKLLKQEGYIRNFRLLEGSPVGVLRIFLRYDQHGTPAITYLGRVSKPGRRVYRGADSIRPVRNGLGLGIVSTSQGLLSDSEARARSLGGEVLCEIW
- the rpmC gene encoding 50S ribosomal protein L29; amino-acid sequence: MKTEELRQMTEDELRSKETELAEQLFALRVQKVTGQLEKPSKVRDAKRELARVLTVLNEMQREAGRS
- a CDS encoding type Z 30S ribosomal protein S14, which encodes MATAAKMAKMRKTPKFKVRQRNRCRRCGRGRAYMRKFGLCRICFRNLALQGYLPGVIKASW
- the rplE gene encoding 50S ribosomal protein L5, with protein sequence MPRLRQRYVEEVVPKMMEEFSIENPMAVPRVVQVSLNMGLGEAIQNAKLLDDAVEELTAIAGQRPTITRAKKSIAAFKLREGMAIGTRVTLRRQRMWEFLDRLISVALPRVRDFRGIPTKSFDGRGNYTLGVQDHLIFPEIDYSKVDKPKGMNITIVTTAGNDERAQFMLRELGMPFRRN
- the rpsC gene encoding 30S ribosomal protein S3, with amino-acid sequence MGQKTHPYGFRLVYNKGWHSRWYAESDYADILQADLALRKQLKQRLGHAGVSEIDIERAADKLRVTIYTSRPGIIIGRKGAEVDRLRDDLQKQMGREVHINIQEIQRPELDAQLVSESIAGQLIRRVSFRRAMKKAMESAFRFGAKGVKIMVSGRLGGSEIARTEWYQDGRLPLHTLKADIDYGFAEAHTTYGVIGVKVWVYKGDLLREKSRRRASA
- the rplB gene encoding 50S ribosomal protein L2; this encodes MGIRQHKPTNPASRFQTVSTFDEVTTDKPHKPLTKGKKGSGGRNNKGRTTIWFRGGGHKRRYRVIDFKRDKHGVPAKVVSVEYDPNRSARIALLAYADGEKRYILWPKGLEVGATVAAGEDAEINVGNALPLARIPLGTVIHNIELKMGKGGQMVRSAGAGAQLMAKEGAYAQVRLPSGEVRRVHVNCYATVGQVGNVEHENVSLGKAGRKRWQGRRPHNRGVTMNPVDHPMGGGEGRSSGGRHPTTPWGKPTKGYKTRNNKRTDGMIVRRRRK
- the rpsS gene encoding 30S ribosomal protein S19; translated protein: MARSLKKGFFIDDHLVNKVDAMNDSGQKRVIKTWSRRSTIVPEMVGHTIAVHNGMKFIPVYVSENMVGHKLGEFAMTRTFRSHSGRKEKGGRAR
- the rplP gene encoding 50S ribosomal protein L16, with protein sequence MLMPKKVKYRKQQRGRMRGRAKGGDTIAFGDYALQALEPGYVTARQIEAARIAITRHIKRGGKVWIRIFPDKPVTKKPLETRMGKGKGNPEEWVAKVKPARILYELEGVSPELAQEAMRLASHKLAIKTRFVMRHQEVR
- the rplN gene encoding 50S ribosomal protein L14, which gives rise to MIQMGTVLDVADNSGAKKIACIHLRGGSTGRYGRLGDVITASVKEAAPDGTVKKGQVVQAVIVRTVKEQRRRDGSYIRFDTNSAVLVNETGEPVGTRVFGPVARELRERRFMKIVSLAPEVI
- the rpsQ gene encoding 30S ribosomal protein S17; this encodes MQPRGARQVKTGVVVSSAMDKTVVVLVNKTYMHPLYHRYVKRTKRFAAHDEQNQCNVGDTVSITSSRPLSKTKRWRVQEILKRAE
- the rplD gene encoding 50S ribosomal protein L4, whose amino-acid sequence is MKIPVKNLKNEEVKQLELPEAVFSYPYKEHLIHLAVQAVLADQRRGTHKVKTRDEVQGSGRKLWRQKGTGRARMGSIRSPLWRKGGTVHGPQPRSYSKGMSVREKRNALKSALSRKLAEEGLVVLESLELESHKTRDLVQALGSLGIDQKALVVDHHDNHNLLLAARNNPLLKTVDALAVNVYDVVDRPHIVVSESALEKLVEVLSK
- the rplF gene encoding 50S ribosomal protein L6, whose product is MSRIGKQPIEVPQGAKVQIDGNLFKVEGPKGSIEQSILDGVTVELKDGVVTVARSAETPTARSMHGLMRSLLANAVEGVSKGFSKSLDITGVGYRGEVKGREVHFALGYSHPVIFAIPEGIDIEIDKQNRVTITGADRQKVGQVAAEIRGLRRPDPYKGKGIKYTDEILRRKVGKAGGK
- the rplX gene encoding 50S ribosomal protein L24, with protein sequence MPKTHIKKDDQVRVIAGKDKGAEGRVLRVLPAEGRAIVEGVNKIKRHTRPNPNKQVQGGIVEREAPLHISNLMVLDPESNVPTRVGRKRQDDGKSVRFAKKTGTVLD
- the rplV gene encoding 50S ribosomal protein L22; its protein translation is MEFTAKLRYLQASPQKVRLVADLIRGKDVQEASNILQLSKKSAARHMEKLLKSAVANAENRDDQVDVDELYVREIFVDGGPTLKRLRPQPMGRAFRILKRQSHVTIKLDTRTGSAES
- the rplW gene encoding 50S ribosomal protein L23; translation: MRTQEVLRRPLITEKATAFGESNIFAFEVAPGANKIMVKQAVEHQFKRRVAEVRIVKMHGKVRRQGRFEGRRADWKKAYVRLADGEKPIEFFDSL